A window of Vibrio ishigakensis contains these coding sequences:
- a CDS encoding MFS transporter — protein MENRSDFEVNTGFKVPVIALTLYAIASGYLMSLIPLMLTEYGIGTSNASWLASIFYAGLLVGAVIIEPAVKYLGHRVSFIACLVLFIVTIVVLPLAPLVWVWLVARFVAGVAVAGVFVIVESWLLVGAESSRAKRLGLYMASLYGGSALGQLGIGLLGVEGSAPFIAILSMLVSAILVLSLVPTTQPHSAHSATLSFKQITKLNHAAIIGCVVSGLTLGAIYGLMPIELTARKVSQTDLSLLMALVILGGMAVQTLVPKLIKIAGRTPLMGLFCLLGLFAVGLVILSDDLVVLAMSLFLIGMATFALYPIAINLGCDKLDESFVVSVTQVMLFCYSIGSVSGPMLADWFMSGSQGLMAYLFATLMATAIYMFIASIRTKKHLVAGE, from the coding sequence GTGGAGAACCGTTCTGATTTCGAGGTGAATACCGGCTTTAAAGTCCCTGTTATTGCGCTAACCCTTTATGCTATTGCTTCGGGCTATTTGATGAGCCTGATCCCTCTCATGCTAACTGAGTATGGTATTGGTACGAGCAATGCGAGTTGGCTAGCTAGCATCTTTTATGCAGGGCTTCTGGTGGGAGCGGTGATCATCGAGCCTGCGGTTAAATACCTAGGGCACCGAGTCTCTTTCATTGCGTGTTTGGTTCTCTTTATTGTAACCATAGTGGTGTTGCCTTTAGCGCCACTTGTTTGGGTATGGCTAGTAGCGCGCTTTGTTGCTGGCGTTGCGGTCGCGGGTGTATTCGTTATCGTTGAATCTTGGCTACTGGTCGGCGCTGAGTCTAGCCGTGCTAAACGCTTAGGTCTGTACATGGCATCGCTATATGGCGGTTCGGCGTTGGGTCAACTGGGCATTGGTTTGCTTGGAGTTGAGGGCAGTGCGCCGTTTATTGCTATTTTGAGCATGCTTGTTTCGGCGATCTTGGTTCTTAGCCTGGTGCCAACCACTCAGCCGCATAGTGCTCATTCAGCGACTTTGTCGTTTAAGCAGATCACCAAGCTCAATCATGCGGCCATTATCGGCTGCGTGGTTTCGGGGCTGACTCTGGGCGCTATCTATGGTCTGATGCCAATAGAGCTAACTGCACGTAAGGTATCGCAAACTGACCTGAGCCTTTTGATGGCCTTAGTTATCTTAGGGGGCATGGCGGTGCAAACCCTAGTACCAAAGCTGATTAAGATTGCCGGACGCACGCCACTGATGGGGCTATTTTGCCTACTTGGTTTGTTTGCTGTGGGTTTGGTGATTCTGAGTGATGATCTTGTTGTGCTAGCGATGAGTCTATTTCTGATTGGCATGGCGACTTTTGCCCTGTATCCCATTGCTATCAATCTAGGTTGCGACAAGCTAGATGAAAGCTTCGTGGTGTCAGTAACCCAAGTCATGCTGTTTTGTTACAGCATAGGCTCAGTGAGCGGTCCTATGCTTGCGGATTGGTTTATGAGTGGCAGTCAGGGTCTAATGGCGTATCTGTTTGCAACCTTAATGGCGACCGCTATCTACATGTTTATTGCCAGCATTCGCACCAAAAAGCACTTGGTTGCAGGGGAATAA
- a CDS encoding peptidase U32 family protein: MTRDQFELLAPGGDVESIKAAIAAGADAIYCGLDRFNARNRAANLTLDNLKGVLELAHANNCQIFLTLNVLILESEIPAVMRLLAQLEQTDIDGVIVQDLGLAYLLKRHFPALDVHASTQLNTHNTGQIEFLKQLTASRVNLSRELNIDEITLLTKFGHEHNVLMEVFVHGSYCIGFSGLCYISSARNGASGNRGRCSQPCREQYETTPMGSDYPLNLKDNSAFNDLQALADAGVYSLKVEGRIKKPHYVYTVVDNWRQQIDRLCDDKPLSTDTTELYTVFNRDFSNAFLKGNFGKEMYIDNPRDNAVTHFSKVHKCTSLDEIKQVKRDLYDKKTEIIENVEQKIAEMKIENSESGSSLKGAIDAPKLEKLPSNPAEDKRLSVLISNPKDATLALNTDIDVYFQLPMGLKAELANMLELFNAHPNLKPWFPAILIGDDFEAAKALLEEIQPSMLITNNSGVGLHASRLGIGWVAGPQMNTANSYALKCLSEEYSATGAFLSNELSKKQLNYIKRPIGMRTFYSAYHPNTLLTSRQCLFQQTEGCKKIKLNKGCLRKCSKHTSIINLKDNPYIVDKQAGSHNSLYSELNVLNLEILSDHRDLITDVLIDLRDIQTETKVNASKSEVIGSFKALLDEENITDAKIATLIAPTNNAQYRKGV, encoded by the coding sequence GTGACACGAGATCAGTTTGAATTATTGGCCCCTGGTGGTGATGTTGAGTCTATCAAAGCAGCGATCGCTGCTGGCGCAGATGCCATATACTGCGGCCTAGACAGATTTAACGCTCGTAATCGCGCAGCAAACCTTACTTTAGATAACCTCAAGGGTGTTTTAGAGCTTGCTCACGCCAATAACTGCCAGATCTTTCTGACTCTAAACGTACTTATCCTTGAAAGCGAAATACCAGCCGTGATGCGTCTGCTCGCGCAACTTGAGCAAACAGATATCGACGGCGTTATCGTTCAAGACCTAGGTTTGGCGTACCTTCTGAAAAGACACTTCCCTGCTTTAGATGTCCACGCCTCTACCCAGCTCAATACTCACAACACAGGCCAAATCGAGTTTCTAAAACAGCTGACGGCCAGTCGAGTCAACCTTTCTCGTGAGCTGAACATCGACGAAATTACGCTTCTAACCAAATTTGGTCATGAACATAATGTGCTTATGGAAGTGTTCGTGCACGGCTCTTACTGCATTGGTTTCTCTGGTTTGTGTTATATCAGTTCAGCGCGTAATGGTGCGTCAGGCAATCGAGGTCGCTGCAGTCAGCCGTGTCGTGAGCAGTACGAAACCACTCCCATGGGCTCTGACTATCCCCTAAACCTGAAAGACAATTCGGCGTTTAATGACCTTCAAGCGCTAGCGGATGCAGGCGTATATTCTCTCAAGGTAGAAGGACGAATTAAAAAGCCTCACTACGTCTACACAGTTGTCGATAACTGGCGCCAGCAGATAGACAGGCTGTGTGACGATAAACCTCTTTCTACCGACACCACTGAGCTGTATACGGTATTTAACCGCGATTTCTCTAACGCTTTCCTAAAGGGTAATTTCGGCAAAGAAATGTACATCGATAACCCGAGAGACAATGCGGTTACCCATTTCTCCAAGGTGCATAAATGCACCAGCCTAGATGAGATCAAACAAGTTAAACGTGACCTTTATGACAAGAAGACAGAGATCATAGAGAACGTTGAGCAGAAGATAGCTGAGATGAAGATTGAGAACTCTGAATCTGGTAGCAGCCTTAAAGGTGCAATCGATGCGCCCAAGCTTGAAAAACTGCCTAGCAATCCTGCTGAAGATAAACGCTTATCTGTGCTTATTTCAAACCCAAAAGATGCAACTCTGGCACTCAACACAGATATCGATGTCTACTTCCAGCTTCCAATGGGGCTAAAAGCAGAGCTAGCTAATATGCTCGAGCTATTTAACGCTCACCCAAACCTCAAGCCTTGGTTCCCTGCAATTCTCATTGGCGATGACTTTGAGGCAGCAAAGGCGCTTCTCGAAGAGATACAGCCATCGATGCTTATCACCAATAACTCAGGTGTTGGCCTGCATGCGAGTCGTTTGGGTATAGGGTGGGTAGCAGGTCCCCAGATGAATACCGCTAACTCGTATGCGCTTAAGTGTCTGTCTGAGGAGTATTCAGCAACAGGTGCTTTCTTATCTAATGAGCTTAGCAAAAAGCAGCTTAACTACATCAAGCGCCCTATCGGGATGCGTACCTTCTACAGCGCGTATCACCCAAATACCCTGCTTACCAGCCGTCAGTGTCTGTTCCAGCAAACCGAGGGCTGCAAGAAGATTAAGTTGAACAAGGGCTGCTTGAGAAAGTGCAGCAAGCACACCTCGATAATCAACCTCAAAGACAACCCGTATATCGTGGACAAGCAAGCGGGCTCACACAACAGTCTGTATAGCGAGCTTAATGTGCTGAACCTTGAGATCTTGAGCGATCACCGCGATCTCATCACGGATGTGCTGATTGACCTTAGAGACATACAGACTGAGACCAAGGTGAACGCTAGCAAGTCTGAGGTCATAGGCTCGTTCAAAGCGCTCCTCGATGAAGAAAACATCACAGATGCAAAGATAGCGACTTTGATAGCCCCGACCAACAACGCGCAATATCGAAAAGGCGTTTAA
- a CDS encoding YcjF family protein has product MFDTFKEFINPSKNPDLTPAHEFQRRNLSTLWLLGKTGAGKSSFVQAMTGLSSVEVGNGFEPCTMTASSYDFPQDKPILRFLDTRGLGEADYDPKEDIEALGNAGHALVVVMKIDEPEQSAVIAALKLIKKQKKIKHLIVIHTATLTSLEKDRERQITFNQKQVEDVWGKAVEHVAVDFETQDGEVYNYDPLLDTLAQMLPIVGMMVEDKEHTSVEEKNFDRLENEVLWYAGSASASDLIPAVGLVSVPAIQAKMLHSLANQYGVEWNTQTFSELIGTLGSSFAVQYGVKLGTRQLVKLIPGYGQTVGAVAAAAMSFGTTYGLGRAACYYFYHKSKGESVCEQDMQELYRKSMKKGKAASGYDKD; this is encoded by the coding sequence ATGTTTGATACGTTCAAAGAGTTTATTAATCCAAGTAAGAATCCAGATTTAACGCCAGCACATGAGTTTCAAAGGCGAAACCTCTCCACGCTGTGGCTACTTGGTAAAACCGGTGCGGGAAAGTCCTCGTTTGTTCAGGCTATGACTGGCTTGAGCTCTGTTGAAGTGGGCAATGGTTTTGAACCCTGCACCATGACCGCTTCCTCTTATGACTTTCCCCAAGATAAGCCCATTTTGCGTTTTCTGGATACCCGTGGTCTCGGTGAAGCGGATTATGACCCCAAGGAAGACATTGAGGCTCTGGGTAATGCTGGTCATGCACTAGTCGTGGTTATGAAGATCGATGAGCCGGAGCAATCGGCGGTCATTGCAGCGCTCAAGCTTATAAAAAAGCAGAAGAAAATTAAGCATTTGATAGTGATTCATACTGCAACGCTTACCTCATTGGAGAAAGATAGGGAGCGCCAAATCACCTTCAACCAAAAGCAAGTAGAGGATGTTTGGGGTAAAGCTGTTGAGCATGTGGCGGTAGATTTTGAAACCCAAGATGGGGAGGTTTACAACTATGATCCGCTTCTCGACACACTTGCCCAGATGTTACCTATTGTTGGAATGATGGTTGAAGACAAGGAGCATACCAGCGTTGAAGAGAAGAACTTCGATAGGCTTGAAAATGAAGTGCTGTGGTATGCGGGCAGCGCATCGGCAAGTGATTTGATTCCGGCAGTGGGCTTGGTTTCTGTGCCAGCTATTCAGGCTAAGATGCTGCACAGTTTGGCCAACCAATATGGGGTTGAGTGGAACACACAGACCTTTAGTGAATTGATTGGCACGTTAGGCAGTAGCTTTGCGGTGCAATATGGCGTGAAACTGGGCACAAGGCAACTGGTGAAACTTATCCCTGGTTATGGTCAGACGGTGGGGGCAGTGGCTGCGGCTGCGATGAGCTTTGGTACTACCTACGGCTTAGGTCGCGCTGCATGTTATTACTTCTACCATAAAAGTAAGGGAGAGAGCGTTTGTGAGCAAGATATGCAAGAGCTCTATCGTAAATCCATGAAGAAGGGTAAGGCGGCATCTGGCTATGACAAGGATTAG
- a CDS encoding GTPase family protein — protein sequence MTRIRNLFRVLLELSGGRWAIVVISAIFPTLIMVGFGIVLAFKYGYLLEMSILIAVSSLSVSIPLFLLSQVKNKPEPQSLESNLEEISDDLVKASSDWSQRELVIWNESKHLARAKIDAEVEWNNLDQAALEVLEAVAKRFNKEALEFSIPEGLKLFEEVGRRYKRVITNHIPGIEYLKISYIKAGYEAYEKYGEVGQKILKAAIWANRARQVYTNPIKVAVDVINEQTGSTMTRGVVDDMQTTAKKAFLDEVAAVSIDLYSGRFSIEEESVTQSQVHQQDESRMAAELEPIRIVVVGQTSSGKSSIINELKQELVAEVDVLPSTDSATVYETVVGEDLVRVVDLQGLDGEPKTEQRMLDEMTQADVILWVLKANQSARELDKKLKQKFDQYYMDEKNISRKQPKVILVVNQVDMLKPIHEWQPPYDLNKPTTGKGKIISQAIDYNRKLMEADVCLPLSISSDKERFGVDILQQTLLESITDASNVQRNRQRLEARMKGKSMKEQVGRAVKVGKKVAPDAIKAAAPHVAGMAAKKIIK from the coding sequence ATGACAAGGATTAGAAATCTATTTCGAGTGCTGTTGGAGTTATCCGGTGGCCGCTGGGCGATCGTTGTAATTTCGGCCATCTTCCCCACCTTGATTATGGTTGGCTTTGGCATCGTATTGGCATTCAAATATGGCTACCTTCTGGAGATGTCCATCTTGATTGCGGTCAGTTCACTGTCGGTGAGTATTCCCCTGTTTCTCCTCAGCCAAGTAAAGAACAAGCCAGAGCCGCAATCACTAGAGTCAAACCTTGAAGAGATCAGTGATGATCTTGTGAAGGCTTCTTCGGATTGGTCGCAAAGGGAGTTGGTTATTTGGAATGAAAGCAAACACCTAGCTCGCGCAAAAATTGATGCTGAGGTGGAGTGGAACAATCTTGACCAAGCCGCGCTCGAGGTGCTAGAAGCCGTTGCCAAAAGGTTCAATAAAGAGGCTCTAGAATTTTCGATTCCTGAGGGCCTGAAACTGTTTGAAGAGGTAGGTCGCCGTTATAAACGCGTTATTACCAACCATATCCCAGGGATAGAGTATTTAAAAATCTCCTATATCAAAGCGGGCTATGAAGCCTATGAAAAGTATGGGGAGGTTGGGCAAAAGATCTTGAAAGCCGCTATCTGGGCAAATCGTGCCAGACAAGTGTATACCAACCCGATTAAGGTAGCGGTGGATGTGATCAACGAACAAACTGGCTCGACCATGACTCGGGGCGTTGTGGATGATATGCAGACAACCGCTAAAAAAGCCTTTCTTGATGAGGTGGCTGCGGTTTCGATAGACCTTTACAGCGGTCGCTTTAGCATCGAAGAAGAGAGTGTGACGCAATCGCAAGTGCATCAACAAGATGAGTCGCGCATGGCGGCCGAGTTAGAGCCAATTCGTATCGTCGTGGTCGGACAAACCAGTTCGGGAAAATCCTCAATAATTAACGAGCTTAAACAGGAGCTCGTTGCTGAAGTAGATGTGTTGCCGTCTACCGACAGTGCGACGGTTTATGAAACTGTAGTTGGTGAAGATCTTGTTCGAGTGGTGGATCTGCAGGGGCTAGATGGAGAGCCTAAAACCGAACAGCGCATGCTCGACGAAATGACGCAAGCCGATGTGATTCTGTGGGTGCTTAAAGCCAATCAGTCCGCTCGTGAGTTGGATAAAAAACTCAAACAGAAGTTTGACCAATACTATATGGATGAGAAAAACATCTCTCGTAAGCAACCTAAAGTCATTCTGGTGGTGAATCAGGTCGACATGCTTAAACCGATCCATGAATGGCAGCCACCTTATGATTTGAACAAGCCTACTACTGGCAAAGGAAAAATCATCAGTCAGGCTATCGACTACAACCGAAAGCTGATGGAAGCCGATGTTTGTTTGCCGCTTTCAATCTCATCAGATAAAGAGCGTTTTGGTGTTGATATCTTGCAGCAAACTCTACTCGAGAGCATTACCGATGCCAGCAATGTGCAAAGGAACCGACAGCGACTAGAAGCAAGGATGAAAGGAAAGTCTATGAAAGAGCAAGTTGGACGAGCGGTTAAAGTGGGTAAGAAGGTTGCGCCAGATGCAATCAAGGCTGCGGCGCCACATGTGGCAGGAATGGCAGCAAAGAAAATCATAAAATAG
- the yegS gene encoding lipid kinase YegS: MSIRLLLNGKKAGQEDVRAAVYSLREQGVDLEVRPTWEGGDIERLVLEAQAEGIKRIIAGGGDGTVNEVVSALLKHNLNHIELAVLPLGTANDFASACEIPTEPLAALELACKENPYWVDAGSANDSYFINIATAGFGAQVTATTPVALKNFLGGGAYTLSGLVQAINFEPFAGVVVADDQQKFANVVVGALCNGRTAGGGQPLAPDAYIDDGLLEAFTIEDFTAADIPKVIEDIKSNIDTQFVHRRSVKRVEWRSDVHMPINLDGEPLSASNVVIEVMPRAIKLVLPDNTPVLKHREIAS, from the coding sequence ATGTCGATTCGTTTGTTGTTAAACGGAAAGAAAGCGGGACAAGAGGATGTACGAGCTGCAGTTTATTCTCTGCGAGAGCAGGGCGTTGATCTTGAAGTAAGACCAACTTGGGAAGGCGGTGATATTGAGCGATTGGTTCTCGAGGCGCAGGCAGAGGGTATAAAACGCATCATCGCTGGTGGAGGTGATGGCACAGTGAATGAGGTAGTAAGTGCGCTGTTAAAGCACAACCTCAATCATATCGAGCTTGCTGTTTTGCCATTAGGAACGGCGAATGACTTCGCCAGCGCGTGTGAGATTCCTACAGAGCCATTGGCTGCGCTCGAGCTTGCCTGTAAGGAAAATCCATATTGGGTAGACGCTGGCAGTGCAAACGATTCGTACTTTATCAATATCGCAACAGCTGGTTTCGGCGCTCAAGTTACAGCAACAACACCGGTTGCATTGAAGAACTTCCTTGGAGGCGGTGCTTACACTCTATCAGGATTGGTTCAAGCCATTAATTTTGAGCCGTTTGCAGGTGTGGTGGTTGCCGATGATCAGCAGAAGTTTGCCAATGTGGTGGTAGGCGCATTGTGTAACGGTCGCACCGCGGGTGGTGGTCAGCCTTTAGCTCCAGATGCGTATATCGATGATGGCCTGTTAGAAGCCTTTACCATAGAAGACTTTACCGCTGCGGATATTCCAAAAGTGATTGAGGATATAAAGTCCAACATCGATACCCAGTTTGTGCATCGCCGCAGTGTTAAAAGAGTAGAGTGGCGCTCAGATGTGCATATGCCTATCAATCTAGATGGTGAACCACTCTCTGCATCGAATGTGGTCATTGAGGTGATGCCAAGGGCAATTAAACTGGTACTTCCTGACAATACGCCTGTGCTTAAGCATAGAGAGATAGCCTCTTAA
- a CDS encoding SDR family NAD(P)-dependent oxidoreductase, with translation MELNLANKNVVITGGSNGIGAEIVRTFAQEGANVWFCARNQQRIDKMCSSFGEKVQGQSVDILDTDAFNRWIDSIPKIDIFVANVSPISDDWSEMVETDILGTQKSIELVIPKLLHSRSAAITYIGSKASSVTIAGANAYGAGKAAMAHYMKSLSLTYASTIRVNTVSPGDTYVEDAFWGKFKRENPQDFKQVIQRNPLGRLAKPEEVARVVTFISSPAASFVSGANWYVDGTSTNHIQY, from the coding sequence ATGGAACTTAACCTTGCAAACAAAAACGTGGTAATTACCGGTGGTTCAAATGGGATCGGAGCCGAAATAGTAAGAACGTTCGCACAAGAGGGTGCCAATGTATGGTTTTGTGCTCGAAACCAACAGCGAATCGACAAGATGTGCAGCTCATTTGGAGAAAAGGTACAAGGTCAATCGGTTGATATTTTGGATACTGACGCTTTTAACCGCTGGATAGATTCGATTCCTAAAATCGATATCTTCGTCGCTAATGTAAGCCCCATCTCCGATGATTGGTCAGAAATGGTAGAAACCGACATCTTAGGCACTCAAAAGAGTATCGAGCTCGTTATTCCCAAACTGCTTCATTCACGAAGTGCTGCCATTACTTATATAGGCTCGAAAGCCAGCAGTGTTACCATTGCAGGTGCAAATGCTTATGGTGCCGGTAAAGCAGCAATGGCTCACTATATGAAATCGCTGTCACTGACCTACGCCTCAACGATAAGAGTGAATACCGTCTCTCCTGGCGACACTTATGTTGAAGATGCTTTCTGGGGCAAATTCAAACGCGAGAATCCACAAGATTTTAAACAAGTGATTCAAAGAAACCCTCTGGGACGCTTGGCGAAGCCAGAAGAAGTCGCACGCGTGGTCACCTTCATCTCTAGCCCTGCGGCAAGTTTTGTCTCTGGAGCAAACTGGTATGTGGATGGCACCTCCACCAATCATATCCAGTATTAA
- a CDS encoding helix-turn-helix domain-containing protein, with translation MPSNTESLNLIRLEDMRFFVSLLKQIDKGAYDLLREATIPNDIAGQVSYDYLPESALKNVFELLAKHFTMAELGIIFWRGIREQYIPSVVSQLPESENVVEAVQNLSELLKVISPNSNVYSIEIGGSFWIAREKSEQHALWFKYAELFSILFMVEFVRSLTDMKWMPNQISIVSEDVEIYHSLPTLNGITFIQERSVTGIKLSDDVAKTKPVIKYRRKRALIQAEAIKFKQMDFVSLLKLAIAPYLSGGKLPIKLAAEILRINVRTLQRRLGKEGVIYKELVDDMTFEIIEKELLSSKETITFIASKYGYSDAAHFTRAFKRRYNITPGNFRNKNR, from the coding sequence ATGCCTAGCAATACAGAATCACTGAACCTTATCCGCCTAGAGGATATGCGTTTTTTTGTATCCCTTTTGAAACAGATAGATAAAGGGGCGTACGACCTTTTACGAGAAGCGACCATTCCTAATGATATTGCAGGGCAGGTGAGCTATGACTATCTTCCTGAATCCGCGCTAAAGAATGTCTTCGAACTTCTGGCAAAACATTTCACGATGGCTGAACTTGGCATCATCTTTTGGCGAGGTATCCGTGAGCAATACATCCCATCCGTTGTTTCTCAACTGCCTGAGAGCGAGAATGTTGTGGAGGCTGTTCAGAATCTATCAGAGCTACTAAAGGTAATCTCACCTAACTCTAATGTTTACTCCATAGAGATAGGTGGTAGTTTTTGGATTGCCCGCGAAAAATCTGAGCAACACGCACTTTGGTTTAAGTATGCGGAACTGTTTTCCATCCTATTCATGGTGGAGTTTGTTCGAAGCCTTACCGATATGAAATGGATGCCGAATCAAATCTCGATTGTGAGTGAGGATGTCGAGATTTATCACTCTTTACCAACCCTGAATGGCATTACCTTTATCCAAGAGCGCTCTGTCACTGGAATTAAACTCTCTGATGATGTGGCTAAAACTAAGCCCGTGATTAAGTACAGGCGCAAGAGGGCCTTGATCCAAGCCGAGGCTATCAAGTTTAAGCAGATGGATTTTGTTTCTCTGCTAAAGCTCGCCATTGCGCCTTATCTTTCAGGGGGAAAACTGCCGATAAAGCTGGCCGCTGAGATCCTTCGAATCAATGTTCGAACATTGCAACGTCGCTTGGGGAAAGAGGGGGTGATTTACAAAGAACTGGTTGATGACATGACTTTCGAGATAATTGAAAAAGAGCTGCTTTCAAGCAAGGAGACAATTACCTTCATAGCTAGCAAATACGGATATTCTGATGCTGCGCACTTCACTCGAGCATTTAAGCGACGTTATAACATAACGCCTGGAAACTTTCGTAATAAAAACAGATAG
- a CDS encoding metal-dependent hydrolase family protein, with the protein MKKALKLSAVALSMTAAFSANAATTIFKNVDIFNGTEEKLYEDHHVMVVDNKIAQISSKEIKAEGDAVVIDGEGKTLMPGLIDGHAHVMINYNFGDIEHNKDITDISINSITVAERFLDDGFTTVRDMGGPAFGLMREIEAGNVKGPRIYPSGGFISQTSGHGDFRDRADAGFSTAQQGDISNFERMGIGNVADGVPEVLRATRLNLRNGASQIKIMAGGGGSSRFDPIDTTQYSVEETCAIVEAAKDWNTYVAAHTFNDRSVNRLLDCGVKTFEHGFFINDDTMKRISKEGGYVVPQMWGLSPDLAKNPLMPKEKLPMVAVLQEKYGDYGQRLLENDVKVVFASDYVGANSDAERARRYEIWWRTQAFGSNFEVLKQMTSTAGEMLAMSGPRGTAKGKLGVIEKDAIADILLVDGNPLEDMSIIGATDKWFDADPEYKKIDTIKLVMKDGKIYRNEM; encoded by the coding sequence ATGAAAAAAGCATTGAAATTGTCTGCAGTTGCTTTATCGATGACAGCTGCGTTCTCAGCAAACGCTGCTACAACCATCTTTAAGAATGTAGATATCTTTAACGGTACAGAAGAAAAGCTGTATGAAGATCATCACGTAATGGTTGTTGATAACAAGATCGCTCAAATCTCATCGAAAGAGATCAAGGCTGAAGGCGATGCAGTGGTTATCGACGGTGAAGGCAAGACCCTAATGCCTGGTCTAATCGACGGCCATGCGCACGTTATGATCAACTACAACTTTGGTGATATTGAACACAATAAAGATATTACCGACATTTCAATTAACTCCATCACGGTTGCAGAGCGCTTCCTTGATGATGGCTTTACCACAGTGCGTGATATGGGTGGTCCAGCGTTTGGTCTGATGCGTGAGATTGAAGCAGGCAATGTAAAAGGCCCACGTATCTATCCATCTGGTGGTTTTATCTCTCAAACCTCAGGTCACGGTGACTTCCGAGACCGTGCTGATGCTGGCTTCTCTACGGCACAGCAAGGCGACATATCTAACTTCGAGCGTATGGGCATTGGTAATGTAGCTGATGGCGTGCCTGAAGTGCTGCGTGCTACTCGTCTAAACCTTCGTAACGGTGCATCTCAGATTAAGATCATGGCTGGTGGCGGTGGTTCATCTCGCTTTGACCCAATCGATACCACTCAATACTCAGTAGAGGAAACCTGTGCCATCGTAGAAGCTGCCAAAGATTGGAACACCTATGTTGCAGCGCACACCTTCAACGATCGCTCGGTTAATCGTCTTCTGGACTGTGGTGTTAAAACCTTTGAGCACGGTTTTTTCATCAATGATGACACTATGAAGCGTATCTCGAAAGAAGGCGGATATGTAGTTCCTCAGATGTGGGGGCTATCTCCAGACCTAGCTAAGAACCCGCTAATGCCGAAAGAGAAACTGCCTATGGTAGCGGTACTTCAAGAGAAGTATGGCGATTATGGACAGCGCCTTCTTGAGAACGATGTAAAAGTGGTGTTTGCATCGGATTATGTGGGAGCTAACTCGGATGCAGAGCGTGCGCGTCGATATGAGATCTGGTGGCGTACTCAGGCATTTGGAAGCAACTTCGAGGTACTTAAGCAGATGACTTCAACTGCCGGTGAGATGCTGGCGATGTCTGGTCCTCGCGGTACGGCCAAAGGCAAGCTAGGCGTTATCGAAAAAGATGCAATTGCGGACATTCTGCTGGTTGATGGTAACCCACTTGAAGATATGTCAATTATTGGTGCAACGGATAAGTGGTTCGACGCTGATCCTGAGTACAAGAAAATCGATACTATTAAGCTAGTAATGAAAGACGGTAAAATCTACCGTAACGAAATGTAA
- a CDS encoding DUF3299 domain-containing protein, translated as MKLWKRFMLGSALLFSLGTTVNAQEMKPTYWQDLVPQVERVADPFAALDSNQLYDLGTIARYEASLNEPGFKPSEEAKKNIAEIRANLKKQGIDVDHLFSMREQIKQQRMASATQPNKAILDKKHRIPGFITPVEMEGTKVTKFFLVPTAGACIHTPPPPPNQIVLVDYPEGIELVSLATPVWVEGELFNQAVKQDVNYSDGASNVEAVYQINADLVENYEM; from the coding sequence ATGAAACTTTGGAAACGATTCATGCTGGGAAGCGCGCTTTTATTTTCGCTAGGGACAACGGTTAACGCCCAAGAGATGAAGCCCACTTACTGGCAAGATCTCGTTCCCCAAGTTGAGCGAGTGGCAGACCCATTTGCCGCATTGGATTCTAATCAACTGTATGACTTGGGCACCATTGCCCGCTACGAAGCGTCTCTGAATGAGCCGGGCTTTAAGCCATCTGAGGAAGCGAAAAAGAACATCGCTGAGATTCGGGCGAATCTTAAGAAGCAAGGTATCGATGTTGATCACTTATTCTCAATGAGAGAGCAGATCAAACAGCAACGTATGGCGTCGGCCACTCAACCGAACAAAGCGATTCTTGATAAGAAACACCGCATCCCTGGTTTTATTACTCCAGTTGAGATGGAAGGAACCAAGGTGACTAAGTTCTTCTTAGTGCCAACTGCCGGTGCGTGTATCCATACACCGCCACCACCGCCAAACCAGATCGTACTAGTTGACTATCCCGAAGGTATTGAATTGGTAAGCCTTGCAACGCCTGTGTGGGTTGAGGGTGAACTCTTTAACCAAGCGGTTAAACAAGACGTTAACTATAGCGATGGTGCGAGTAACGTTGAAGCGGTCTATCAAATCAATGCGGATCTTGTAGAAAACTACGAAATGTAA